In Bos mutus isolate GX-2022 chromosome 2, NWIPB_WYAK_1.1, whole genome shotgun sequence, one DNA window encodes the following:
- the XIRP2 gene encoding xin actin-binding repeat-containing protein 2 isoform X1, with amino-acid sequence MAKYQAAVSRGDCRSFSANMLEESEMCTVPGGLARVKKQFEKDKIASSSNTFTQYQYQHQNRSEQEVIRSSQVDISRCSQEMERNEPEISEAHKIDVLGTEMVSHLEKHTEEINQASKLHQYVQETVIDTPEEEEIPKVSTKFLKEQFEKSVQEKVLYSDKELTPAKQIKMESESEETLKPSSIVGTSSTSYTSTSQRKETSTTRYSDHSATSSTLAQINATPSEKTEEFPPPPPDMLQPPVDVTAFSQSPELPNPPRKPPVPKELYSKQRNLYELNRLYKHIHPELRKNLEKDYISEVSEIVSRQMNAGSSVSADVQQARYVFENTNDSSQKGLNSEREHVEWDEILKGEVQSMRWIFENQPLDSINNGSPDEDNISKGIADQEIIAGGDVKYTTWMFETQPIDTLGDHSSGTEKHAEKIPELARGDVHTARWMFETKPLDSMNKLHQSQEESIATAIKDITGGDVKTVRYMFETQHLDQLGQLHSVDEMHLLQLRSELKEIKGNVKRSIKYFETQPLYVIRDGSGQMLEIKTVHREDVEKGDVRTARWMFETQPLDTINKDITEIKVVRGISMEENVKGGVHRAKWLFETQPLEKIKEETEEVIVEKETVIGTDVSKKCWMFETQPLDILKEVPDADHLKSEEIIGGDVQTTKQLFETLPIEALKDSPDVGKLQKITASEEEKGDVRHQKWIFETQPLEEIREDKKEYIRTVKLEEVDRGDVRNYTHIFESNNLIKFDASHKIEVEGVTRGAVELNKSLFETTPLYAIQDHLGKYHQVKTVQQEEILRGDVRSCRWLFETRPIDQFDESIHKYQIIRGISAQEIQTGNVKSAKWLFETQPLDSIKYFSNMEEVERKTEQVTDIVKGDVKTCRWLFETQPMESLYEKVSLMTGSKEIHKGDVKACTWLFETQPLDTIKDDSEATVKLQTVKQEEIHGGDVRTTCFLFETENLDSIQGEEGKEIKAIEMDIQAGDVSSMRHKFESQSLDSISSGSEEVLRKIKTLKAEDIQKGNVLNCRWLFENQPIDMIKESQEGDELVKTVTDIQGGNVRKGCFIFETFSLDEIKEELDYISTKKTITEEVIKGDVKSYRMLFETQPLYAIQDREGFYHEVTTVKKEEVIHGDVRGTRWLFETKPLDSINESETVYVIKSVTQEDIQKGDVSSVRYRFETQPLDQIAKESRDIVPTVDCIQGGDVRKSKQFFESENLDKNTYVRTVSVNEIQKGNVKTSTWLFETHTLDELRGEGSEYENIKTVTQEDMQKGDVKQAVWLFENQTLDSIKEADESITKITKEEIPPADVKTTTWLFETTPLHRFTENRVEKVEIIGKSIKETLGELYSQKVIEAPGIIIEADEVGDVRMAKYKLMNQASPEIQKEEIIKVDLRNIMVNLLSERDCKKREILVSEEEKGNVNLTKTQLLNRSTEFHAEKEEIVSGDVQQAIKNLFSEERSVKKGILIQEDERGDINMTIYCLLHENAGDTIKREEIVGGDVKRTIHNLLSSISNNKISERAKIDASERGNVQFFTTCIETGALDYLRQLQTGSNEILTGRKQEKEEEIIGGDVEGTKLLLKKRQSQVERTVNETDIIPGDVHNTVKVFLTEPQNTSCKLPKEEIIKGDVKSTLNSLSQAVSQKTVAKTEEIIKGDMLTTLKSLKESSQKWKDSKQPDVVPGDIEKAIECLEKTAHTRTEILKKELILDDLEASLRNLKETQTAFKEVNKSAVKDEVQTVMAGSKEEQKTGTHQVAVQRDKKSILQPRPGPFEPAARWQEGADILNQTINKSCHGDLMKERTEVNLPKAPKGPVKIVIDREQNNDALEKNLRKLSNSHQVGIWTDNMTEQHLRDEHVSGQLTSTLSVREHRKTKEAETEREQKKEAVFLQSIDKTIGKQQTETGQLRNDYQKIEAFPVKSPKNTKNTKISTDTQSSRPGLTQGPVNRMAGETREVSEDFQKQTLLKQEKQYSNKDIMKKNVTLQPGWQTLPVNQDMSNVTEVKVSQKSHNQLKAIDKKQTDIHLKSQDFLMKTNTSKDLKMAMEMSFNPIKFNPENNAKENEFPLPPPSPPPPLPSNASSEIEFPLPPPPPLMMLPEKNVFPPSLSTEKIQAEFENFPGLPLPPPPEDEKFERECLSTFPPPPPPPPAPALKPAHLLSSSVQEKHNGTFIQYSQEEASSSQAKITTGKSGGRLPPPTLPKPKFPKQIEDIKNHSSPKVDLENSLPDTECKMTPSKDQKRVITATSSEHIETMQNVSSKSLDKRKQLSMDSTRSFSQAVPESSPPKKKPIAPLIKSHSFPAGSGQQSPKPYMRKFKTPLMIAEEKYRQQREELEKQRQGSSGYNIVRTESQNQNISELKKEVLLQKTKEEVPLTGMDSEVTAAQTNPVSQSLSQDLRVCTDNQLSTTPAVTFSAKRLQHVPATLEGKDTMKKEVLQSSKGMIQSKSACEIKQSQQEYRTQQTQQKHLEQLHLPKSQPVSPSFKVKTMKVPILGHKLDETNHSYESHKKQSEVDIQTITKQQYQETGRTEARTEGRSYKQSVTEKHYQLPAKEKRATIQLPTETTGKSHESKLKIVHEKQREFRESESGKFLGSEETIQGPPMIGPKKESLIAENKQEHLNISAQKVVEQKVTEAHLDSQTQNFQQTHTQSFESQVEHKKLPQPNNNLQEEKYLGVKGIQQKQVFSNTKESKQEITQNKSLFSSAKESQQDDGKRAVNVLEFLRKREELQQILSRVKEFEAEPDKNGLKTFQMLLKIIPVWLLSEEKREYGVRIAMENNTEKIKEEITHIKTQAEDMLVSCENTIQTAMISSKAGKQRNKATSLNETLSKMSNANVSYNKNTQQKENTIVEKAEHHQVATHQETTAHHQVKTHQEIKLDDAKVPPPSLKTRPSSPTFITIESTARRTQTSPKDELSQSPKKDSFAELSPRPSQPTRILKASTSPSPPKSRSEQLVKLKDTTAKLSRGIIPCSSITPVPIVEKRSEIITSPATLRRQIKIEARGRDSPPTITIPITVNHADSGSFKESMEAQEEVRKVENRSTYVHKDGVNSATDIVPDTESFDSVEIIRKVEGPRLSEHAQRYEAANRTVEMAENFMSDHEHEINRWFRGFEDGLSFDTQSNRRAYINGEANRNIKQESRSFKEEFGLTSSESTSFTGFSHSRPRELQEMMPVKLPSIRSETRSLSEHFSGVDAFESQVVGSKTTVSSSHGSEAGRSRSDFKHAPPTYEDVIAGHILDVSDSPKELRRNFQQTWQESERVIKNLGYSTSDASATEMETTFQEESAFIRETATPRQGNMHTLSKDGLSNGVPSSRQAEFS; translated from the exons gaGGTAATCCGTAGCAGCCAGGTCGACATTTCAAGATGCAGccaggaaatggaaagaaatgaaccAGAAATTTCCGAAGCACACAAAATTGATGTTCTTGGAACAGAAATG GTCTCTCATCTTGAAAAACACACTGAGGAAATAAACCAAGCTTCTAAGCTCCATCAATATGTTCAAGAAACAG TCATAGATACACCTGAAGAGGAAGAGATTCCAAAGGTTTCGactaagtttttaaaagaacaatttgAAAAGTCTGTCCAGGAAAAGGTCCTTTATTCTGACAAAGAATTGACCCCAGCCAAGCAGATTAAG ATGGAAAGTGAATCTGAAGAGACTTTAAAGCCATCATCAATTGTGGGTACCTCTTCTACTTCTTACACTTCAACCAGCCAGAGGAAGGAAACATCAACCACCAGATACAGTGACCACAGTGCCACTTCCTCAACTCTGGCACAAATTAATGCCACTCCTTCGGAAAAGACAGAAGAATTTCCTCCTCCCCCGCCCGACATGCTTCAACCTCCAGTAGATGTGACAGCATTTTCCCAGTCCCCTGAACTCCCCAACCCTCCTAGAAAACCACCAGTCCCCAAAGAATTATACTCCAAACAAAGAAATTTGTATGAATTAAACCGTTTATATAAACACATCCATCCCGAGTTAAGGAAAAACTTAGAAAAAGATTATATCAGTGAGGTTTCTGAGATTGTTTCTCGTCAAATGAATGCAGGGAGCTCAGTTTCAGCAGATGTGCAACAAGCCCGGTATGTTTTTGAAAATACGAATGACAGTTCTCAAAAAGGTCTGAACTCGGAAAGAGAACACGTGGAGTGGGATGAAATTCTGAAGGGGGAGGTGCAGTCCATGAGATGGATCTTCGAGAATCAGCCATTAGATTCCATCAACAATGGCTCTCCAGATGAAGACAACATCTCCAAGGGCATTGCTGATCAAGAAATCATTGCTGGTGGTGATGTGAAATATACCACATGGATGTTTGAAACCCAACCCATCGATACTCTGGGGGATCATTCTTCTGGCACTGAGAAACATGCTGAGAAAATTCCTGAGCTAGCCAGAGGAGATGTCCACACAGCCCGGTGGATGTTTGAAACAAAGCCATTAGACTCGATGAATAAATTGCATCAAAGCCAAGAAGAATCAATAGCAACTGCCATAAAGGACATAACTGGGGGGGATGTCAAGACTGTGAGATACATGTTTGAAACTCAACATCTGGATCAACTTGGACAACTTCACTCAGTAGATGAGATGCACCTACTGCAACTCAGATCTGAGCTCAAAGAAATTAAGGGGAATGTTAAgagaagtataaaatattttgaaacgcAACCATTATATGTTATTAGAGATGGCTCAGGTCAAATGCTAGAAATTAAAACTGTTCACAGAGAAGATGTTGAAAAGGGGGATGTGAGAACAGCACGTTGGATGTTTGAAACACAGCCCCTAGACACAATTAACAAAGATATAACAGAAATTAAAGTCGTCAGAGGAATATCCATGGAAGAAAATGTCAAAGGTGGGGTGCATAGGGCCAAGTGGTTGTTTGAAACTCAACCTTTGGAGAAAATcaaagaagagacagaagaggTCATCGTTGAAAAGGAAACAGTAATAGGTACAGATGTCTCTAAAAAGTGTTGGATGTTTGAAACACAGCCATTAGATATTCTGAAAGAAGTTCCTGATGCAGACCATCTAAAGTCTGAAGAGATAATAGGGGGCGATGTACAAACTACTAAGCAACTATTTGAAACACTTCCAATAGAGGCTTTAAAAGATAGCCCTGATGTaggaaaacttcaaaaaattacTGCTTCTGAAGAAGAAAAGGGGGATGTCAGGCACCAAAAATGGATTTTCGAAACCCAACCTCTGGAAGAGATTAGAGAAGATAAAAAAGAGTACATACGAACAGTGAAACTTGAAGAAGTTGACAGAGGAGATGTAAGGAATTATACACATATCTTTGAATCAAACAACTTGATTAAATTTGATGCATCACATAAAATAGAGGTGGAAGGAGTCACAAGAGGTGCTGTAGAGTTAAATAAATCACTCTTTGAAACAACACCATTATATGCCATTCAAGATCACCTTGGAAAATACCATCAAGTAAAGACAGTCCAGCAAGAAGAAATCCTAAGAGGTGATGTAAGAAGCTGTAGGTGGCTTTTTGAAACAAGGCCCATCGATCAGTTTGATGAAAGCATTCATAAATATCAGATAATTAGAGGAATATCTGCTCAAGAAATACAGACTGGGAATGTAAAATCTGCTAAGTGGCTATTTGAAACCCAACCACTTGATTCGATTAAATATTTTAGCAATATGGAAGAAGTAGAAAGGAAAACTGAACAAGTCACTGATATTGTTAAAGGGGATGTCAAAACCTGTAGATGGCTTTTTGAAACCCAGCCAATGGAATCTCTTTATGAAAAAGTTTCACTAATGACTGGCAGTAAAGAAATTCATAAGGGAGATGTCAAAGCCTGTACCTGGCTCTTTGAAACTCAGCCACTTGATACCATAAAAGATGACTCTGAAGCAACAGTCAAATTGCAAACTGTGAAACAAGAGGAAATCCATGGTGGGGATGTTCGTACAACATGTTTCCTTTTTGAGACAGAAAATTTGGACAGCATacaaggagaagaaggaaaggagatcAAAGCCATAGAAATGGATATCCAAGCTGGGGATGTCTCCAGCATGCGGCATAAATTTGAAAGTCAGTCCTTAGATTCTATAAGTTCCGGTTCAGAGGAGGTTTTGAGAAAGATCAAAACCCTAAAGGCTGAAGATATTCAGAAAGGCAATGTTTTAAATTGTAGGTGGCTCTTTGAAAACCAACCAATTGATATGATAAAAGAAAGTCAAGAAGGTGATGAATTAGTTAAGACAGTGACAGACATACAAGGTGGAAATGTAAGAAAGGGGTGCTTTATTTTTGAGACTTTTTCTTTAGATGAGATTAAAGAAGAATTGGACTATATTAGCACCAAGAAAACAATTACTGAAGAAGTAATAAAGGGCGACGTAAAAAGCTATAGAATGCTCTTTGAAACCCAGCCACTCTATGCAATTCAAGATCGAGAAGGGTTTTATCATGAAGTGACTACAGTTAAAAAGGAAGAGGTAATTCACGGCGATGTACGAGGGACAAGGTGGCTTTTTGAAACAAAACCATTAGACTCAATTAATGAATCTGAGACTGTGTATGTGATTAAATCTGTCACACAAGAAGACATTCAGAAGGGGGATGTTAGTTCTGTTAGATACAGATTTGAAACCCAGCCACTGGATCAGATTGCAAAGGAATCACGTGATATTGTGCCCACTGTGGACTGTATTCAAGGTGGGGATGTAAGGAAAAGTAAACAATTCTTTGAGTCTGAAAATTTGGATAAGAATACTTATGTAAGAACAGTAAGTGTCAATGAAATACAGAAGGGCAATGTTAAAACATCCACCTGGCTGTTTGAGACCCATACTCTAGATGAACTGAGAGGAGAAGGATCAGAATATGAAAATATCAAAACAGTCACCCAGGAAGATATGCAGAAAGGTGATGTGAAGCAGGCAGTATGGCTCTTTGAAAATCAAACTTTGGATTCTATTAAGGAAGCAGATGAAAGCATCACAAAAATCACCAAGGAAGAAATCCCTCCTGCTGATGTCAAGACAACTACATGGCTCTTTGAAACCACACCCCTTCACAGATTTACTGAAAATAGGGTAGAAAAGGTGGAAATTATTGGCAAGAGCATTAAAGAAACCTTAGGAGAACTGTACTCTCAAAAAGTTATCGAGGCTCCTGGAATCATCATTGAAGCTGATGAGGTTGGGGATGTTCGAATGGCAAAATACAAGCTAATGAATCAAGCATCACCTGAGatacagaaagaagaaattatcaAGGTTGACCTCAGAAATATAATGGTGAACCTTCTTTCTGAAAGAGACTGTAAGAAAAGAGAGATTTTGGTCAgtgaagaagagaagggaaatgtTAATCTGACCAAAACTCAGTTATTAAACAGATCAACAGAATTTCAtgctgaaaaagaagagatagtGAGTGGTGATGTCCAACAAGCAATAAAAAACCTGTTCTCTGAGGAAAGATCTGTAAAGAAAGGTATTTTGATTCAGGAAGATGAAAGAGGCGATATTAACATGACTATCTATTGTCTTCTTCATGAAAATGCTGGTGATACAATTAAGCGTGAAGAAATAGTAGGGGGTGATGTAAAACGTACGATTCATAATTTGCTATCTTCCATATCAaacaataaaatatctgaaagggCTAAAATTGATGCCTCTGAGAGAGGAAATGTTCAGTTTTTTACAACATGCATAGAAACTGGAGCTTTGGATTATCTCAGACAACTCCAGACAGGCTCAAATGAGATACTAACAGgtaggaaacaagaaaaagaggaagaaatcattGGTGGTGATGTAGAAGGCACAAAACTGTTATTAAAGAAAAGGCAATCTCAGGTTGAACGTACTGTTAATGAAACTGACATCATCCCAGGAGATGTGCATAATACAGTTAAGGTTTTTCTGACAGAGCCTCAGAATACATCTTGTAAGTTACCCAAAGAAGAAATTATTAAAGGTGATGTGAAGTCAACCCTAAACTCCCTCAGCCAGGCCGTAAGTCAGAAAACAGTGgctaaaacagaagaaattataAAAGGTGACATGCTGACCACCCTCAAGTCACTTAAGGAATCAAGTCAAAAATGGAAAGATTCTAAACAGCCTGACGTCGTCCCTGGGGATATTGAGAAAGCTATTGAATGCCTTGAAAAGACTGCACATACGAGGACGGAAATACTGAAAAAGGAGCTTATCCTAGATGACCTCGAGGCATCATTAAGGAAtctaaaagaaacacaaacagcTTTCAAAGAGGTAAATAAAAGTGCAGTGAAAGATGAAGTGCAGACTGTGATGGCAGGATCCAAAGAAGAGCAGAAAACAGGGACTCATCAGGTGGCTGTACAGAGGGACAAAAAAAGCATTCTGCAGCCAAGACCAGGACCCTTTGAGCCAGCAGCCAGGTGGCAGGAGGGAGCAGACATTCTCAATCAAACTATAAACAAATCTTGTCATGGAgatttaatgaaagaaagaactGAGGTTAATCTTCCAAAAGCCCCCAAAGGCCCTGTAAAGATTGTCATAGATCGTGAACAAAACAATGATGCTCTTGAGAAAAACCTTAGAAAACTATCTAATTCACACCAAGTGGGTATCTGGACTGATAACATGACAGAGCAACATCTTAGGGATGAACATGTAAGCGGACAGTTGACTTCAACCCTGTCAGTTAGGGAACATCGAAAAACCaaggaagcagagacagagagagaacagaagaAGGAGGCTGTGTTTTTGCAATCTATTGACAAAACAATTGGAAAGCAACAGACTGAAACTGGCCAACTGAGGAATGACTACCAGAAGATTGAGGCTTTCCCTGTCAAGAGTCCTAAAAATACCAAAAACACTAAAATATCAACAGATACACAAAGCTCTAGGCCTGGTTTAACCCAGGGTCCAGTCAACAGGATGGCTGGAGAAACACGTGAGGTTTCAGAGGACTTTCAGAAGCAGACTCTGTTAAAACAAGAAAAGCAATATTCTAATAaagatataatgaaaaagaatgtgaccCTTCAACCAGGGTGGCAGACTTTGCCTGTGAATCAAGACATGTCAAATGTAACAGAAGTGAAAGTCTCCCAAAAAAGCCACAATCAACTTAAGGCAATTGACAAAAAGCAGACTGATATTCATCTGAAGAGCCAGGACTTTCTAATGAAGACAAATACCTCCAAAGACTTAAAAATGGCAATGGAAATGTCCTTTAATCCAATCAAATTTAACCCTGAAAATAATGCAAAGGAAAATGAGTTCCCTCTTCCACCTCcatctccacctcctcctctaCCTTCCAATGCATCATCTGAAATTgaatttcctcttcctcctccacctcctttaATGATGTTGcctgaaaaaaatgtgtttcctcCATCACTGTCCACTGAGAAGATACAGGCtgaatttgaaaattttccagGCCTCCCTCTTCCTCCACCACCAGAAGATGAGAAATTTGAAAGAGAATGTCTATCCACGTTtccaccaccgccccctcctcctccagctccagctctAAAACCAGCACAtctcctttcctcttctgttCAAGAAAAGCATAATGGAACATTCATACAATACTCCCAAGAAGAAGCCTCAAGCTCTCAGGCTAAAATCACAACAGGAAAATCTGGAGGACGTTTGCCACCTCCCACACTCCCCAAACCCAAGTTTCCCAAGCAGATAGAAGATATAAAGAATCATAGTTCCCCAAAAGTTGATTTGGAAAATTCTCTGCCAGATACAGAATGTAAAATGACTCCCTCAAAGGATCAGAAAAGAGTAATAACGGCAACTAGCAGTGAACACATAGAGACAATGCAGAATGTATCTAGCAAAAGTCTTGATAAAAGAAAACAACTATCTATGGACTCTACAAGGTCTTTCTCACAGGCAGTTCCAGAAAGTTCACCACCCAAGAAAAAACCTATAGCACCTCTCATAAAATCTCATTCATTTCCAGCAGGTTCAGGGCAGCAAAGTCCAAAACCTTAtatgagaaaatttaaaacaccTTTAATGATTGCTGAAGAAAAATACAGACAACAAAGAGAAGAgcttgaaaaacagagacagggGAGTTCGGGCTACAACATAGTTAGAACAGAGAGCCAAAATCAAAACATATCAGAGTTGAAAAAGGAAGTGCTGTTacaaaaaacaaaggaggagGTCCCCCTAACTGGAATGGATTCAGAGGTGACTGCAGCCCAAACCAACCCGGTCTCTCAAAGTCTTTCTCAAGATCTAAGGGTCTGTACTGATAACCAGCTTTCCACAACACCGGCAGTGACATTCTCTGCCAAGAGGCTCCAACATGTTCCAGCAACCTTGGAAGGCAAAGATACGATGAAAAAGGAAGTTTTGCAGAGCTCAAAGGGTATGATCCAATCTAAATCAGCTTGTGAAATTAAACAGAGTCAGCAAGAATATAGGACCCAGCAAACACAACAGAAGCATCTGGAGCAGTTGCACTTGCCCAAAAGCCAGCCAGTTTCCCCCAGTTTCAAAGTTAAAACCATGAAGGTTCCAATTCTAGGTCATAAGTTAGATGAAACAAACCACAGCTATGAAAGTCATAAAAAGCAATCTGAAGTTGATATTCAAACCATTACCAAACAACAGTACCAGGAAACCGGGAGAACAGAAGCAAGGACTGAAGGTAGAAGCTATAAGCAATCAGTGACTGAAAAACATTATCAATTACCTgcgaaggagaagagagcaacaaTACAATTGCCTACAGAAACCACAGGGAAAAGCCATGAAAGTAAGCTCAAAATAGTTCATGAGAAGCAAAGAGAATTTAGAGAATCTGAGAGTGGGAAATTtctaggaagtgaagaaacaatTCAGGGACCACCAATGATTGGTCCAAAGAAAGAAAGTCTAATAgctgaaaacaaacaagaacactTGAATATATCAGCTCAGAAGGTAGTCGAACAAAAGGTTACTGAGGCACATCTTGATTCTCAGACTCAGAATTTTCAGCAAACACATACACAGTCTTTTGAAAGTCAAGTTGAACATAAAAAATTGCCCCAGCCAAATAATAATcttcaggaagaaaaatatcttGGCGTCAAGGGCATACAACAGAAACAAGTCTTTTCTAATACTAAAGAGTCAAAGCAAGAGATTACACAGAACAAATCTTTATTCTCTTCTGCGAAAGAATCCCAGCAGGATGATGGAAAACGTGCTGTAAATGTATTGGAATTCTTGAGAAAACGTGAAGAACTACAACAGATTCTGTCTAGGGTAAAAGAGTTTGAAGCAGAGCCAGATAAAAATGGCCTTAAGACATTTCAGATGCTGTTAAAAATTATTCCAGTATGGCTattaagtgaagaaaaaagagaatatggAGTTCGCATTGCTATGGAGAATAACAcagaaaaaatcaaagaagaaataacacaCATTAAGACTCAGGCAGAGGATATGCTTGTGTCCTGTGAAAATACAATTCAAACGGCCATGATATCGTCTAAAGCgggaaagcagagaaataaaGCTACCAGTCTTAATGAAACATTATCTAAAATGTCTAATGCTAATGTCAGTTATAATAAAAATACCcagcagaaagaaaatacaattgtGGAAAAAGCAGAGCACCACCAAGTAGCAACTCATCAAGAAACTACTGCTCATCATCAAGTGAAAACCCATCAGGAAATTAAACTAGATGATGCCAAGGTTCCTCCTCCATCTTTAAAAACACGCCCATCGTCACCAACTTTCATAACGATCGAGTCTACCGCCCGGCGAACACAAACCTCTCCCAAGGATGAGCTTTCCCAGTCCCCTAAAAAGGACAGTTTTGCTGAACTATCACCAAGGCCGTCACAACCAACTAGAATCCTCAAAGCAAGTACCTCCCCTTCGCCACCCAAGAGTCGTTCTGAACAACTTGTGAAACTCAAAGACACCACTGCGAAGTTATCCAGAGGGATCATCCCATGTTCATCGATAACCCCGGTTCCCATTGTGGAGAAGAGGTCTGAGATCATCACATCTCCTGCAACACTTCGCCGTCAAATTAAGATAGAGGCTCGTGGTAGGGACTCTCCACCTACAATCACAATACCTATAACTGTAAATCATGCTGACAGTGGTTCTTTCAAAGAATCCATGGAAGCTCAAGAGGAAGTAAGGAAAGTAGAGAATAGGTCGACTTACGTTCACAAAGATGGAGTAAATTCTGCTACAGACATAGTGCCAGATACTGAGAGTTTTGACTCAGTGGAAATCATCCGCAAAGTCGAAGGACCTCGCCTGTCAGAGCACGCGCAGAGATACGAAGCAGCCAACAGGACTGTTGAAATGGCTGAAAATTTCATGAGTGACCATGAACATGAAATAAACAGGTGGTTCAGGGGATTTGAGGATGGCCTAAGTTTTGACACACAGTCAAATAGAAGAGCTTATATAAATGGAGAAGCAAATCGTAATATAAAGCAAGAAAGCCGTTCATTTAAGGAGGAATTTGGATTAACATCTTCAGAAAGCACTAGCTTTACGGGTTTTTCTCACAGTCGTCCTAGAGAGCTACAAGAAATGATGCCCGTTAAGCTGCCCAGCATACGCTCTGAAACAAGGTCTCTCAGTGAACATTTCTCAGGTGTGGATGCATTTGAGAGTCAGGTTGTTGGGTCGAAGACGACAGTCTCTTCGTCACATGGCTCAGAAGCTGGCAGATCTCGCTCTGACTTCAAGCACGCCCCACCCACCTATGAGGATGTCATCGCCGGCCACATTTTAGATGTTTCTGATTCACCTAAAGAACTCAGGAGGAATTTTCAACAGACTTggcaggagagtgaaagagttatTAAAAACTTGGGATATTCAACCTCAGATGCTTCTGCAACTGAGATGGAAACCACCTTCCAAGAGGAATCTGCATTTATACGTG